Within the Plesiomonas shigelloides genome, the region AGCGGATCGAGCCCCAACAGCTCGCAAACACCGCGCACCACCGGTTGCACCGGTAATACCGATTCAGCAATCATCATGCCGCAACCGCTAGCCTGCGCAAACTCGTGCAACACCGCAGTCACGCCGCCACGGGTCGCATCGCGCAAGGTGCGAACCCCCGAGATCGGATGCAACGCGGCAATCATGCCATTGAGCGGCGCACAATCACTTTGCAGATCGGCATCTAGCCCCATTTGCTCACGCAAATTCAAGATGGTGGCACCGTGGTCGCCCAAAGTACCGCTCACAATAATTCGATCACCAACGCGAATTTGGTCACAGCCCCACTGCACCGATGGAGGGATCACGCCAATACCCGCGGTATTGATGAAAATCTTATCGGCAGCGCCACGATGCACCACTTTGGTATCGCCCGTGACAATCTGTACGCCCGCGTCTGCAGCAGCAGCGGCCATCGAGCGAACCACACGCTCTAAATCTGTCAGTGGCAGCCCCTCTTCGAGAATAAAGCCACAAGAGAGGTATTTCGGGATAGCGCCGCCGACAGCAACATCGTTCACCGTACCGCAGACTGCCAGTTTACCGATATCTCCCCCAGGGAAGAAAATCGGGTCGACCACGAAGCTATCAGTGCTGAACGCTAACCGATCGCCGGTTGCGGCCAGTTCAGCGAGCGGGATCCGCGCCTGATCTTCTTGGCGCGTGAGCATCGGGTTGGCAAAAGCCTGCATAAACAGATCGCGGATCAGGGTTTGCATCGCTTCGCCACCACTGCCGTGAGCCAGTGTTACCACGTCTTGGCGCTGTGTACTCATGGTTATCTCGATTTGTTGTTTATCGCTTAAAAAAGGTTCTGATTATCATGCCTGACGGCGGTATTGGTAGTAGGCGGCGCACGCCCCTTCCGAAGACACCATCAGCGCACCAAATGCGTTTTGTGGATTACAACCGCTGCCAAACAGTGGGCAATCTGCCGGTTTGCATCGGCCAGTCAGCACATCGCCACAACGGGCACGTGGGTCATCAGCGGCAGCGCCTACCTGTGGCTGGAAGATCCGCTCGGCGTCAAAATCAGCATAGGCATCACTTAACATCACGCCGGAGTGTTCAATTTCCCCCAGCCCCCGCCACTCACTGCTTGGGCGCAGGATAAAGACGTCATCCATCGCGCTGAGAGCAAGATTGTTGCCAGCGTCTGGCACGATGCGTCGATATTGGTTATCGACCCGCGCCACGCCTTCAGCCACTTGCTCCACCAGCATTAAGATCGACTGCAAGATATCTAACGGCTCAAAACCGGTGATCACCAACGGTTTTGCGAACTCATCGCAAATAAAACGGTACGGCTCAGCACCGATCACCATACTGACATGGCCCGGCGCGAGGAAGCCATCAATGCGCACGTCCGGTTGTTGCAGCAAAGTTCGCAATGTTGGGATGATGGTGATGTGCTGGCAGAAGATGCTGAAGTTACTCAACCCCTCGCGACGCGCTTGCTGCACCGTCAGCGCGGTACTTGGCATGGTGGTTTCAAAGCCGAGAGCAAAAAAGACCACGTGCTTATGGGGATTATCACGCGCGATTGCCAATGCATCGAGTGGCGAATACACGATACGGATATCCGCGCCACGGGTTTTGGCGTCGCGCAGTGCGCCGCGCCGCCCAGGGACGCGCATGGCATCGCCGAAGGTGCAGAAAATCACGTTATCGCGCTCGGCGATATCGATACAAGCATCAATACGCGCCATCGGCAGCACGCACACCGGACAGCCCGGCCCGTGCACAAACTCGATGCTGTCAGGCAGGATCTGATCCAAACCGAACTTGAAGATGGCATGGGTATGGCCGCCGCACACTTCCATCAGTTGCAGCGGCTTTTGTGCATTGTAAGGCAGCGTTTGCATTACGCTCTGAATGCGCGCCAGCAAACTGGTTGCCAGCGCCGGATCGCGAAATTCATCGACAAACTTCATCGCATTCATGACGCGCTCTCCGCTTTCTGCGCTGCTTGACCATTCAGCGCACCAAAGTCATCCACTTCGTGACCGAGCGCCTGCATGCTGTGCAGCGCATCGAGGGTCGCCTGCGCCTCTTGCTCATCGAGCAAACTCATGGCAAACCCCACATGCACCAATACCCACTGACCAATCAGATCAGCCGGAGCGCCGGTACATACCAGCGCAGCATTCACTTCACGTTTGACGCCGCACACATCCACCACGGCGGTCACGCTAGCTTCATCACGAATGGCGACAATTTGCCCCGGAATGCCTAGGCACATACCTGCTCCTCCAGCCAGCCCAGCCATTCGTCCATGCCGTCACCGCTACGCGCGGAAACTTGAATCACGCGGATATCCGGATTGACACGACGCGCATTGGCAATACAAGCATCCACATCAAAGGTCAGATAAGGCAGCAGATCGGTTTTATTCAGCAGCATCAGAGACGCCGCAGCAAACATATCAGGGTATTTCAGCGGCTTGTCTTCCCCTTCGGTCACCGACAAAATCGCCACTTTATGGCGCTCGCCAAGATCAAAGCTGGATGGACACACCAGATTACCGACGTTCTCGATAAACAAAATGCTGCCAGACTCGGGCGCTAAACGCTCGGAAGCATCACGCACCATTTGCGCATCCAGATGACAGCCTTTGCCAGTATTAACCTGAATCGCACGCACACCGGTGGCGCGGATACGCTCAGCGTCATTACTGGTCTGCTGGTCACCTTCAATCACGGCGCACGGACGCTGCCCTTGCAAGCGGCGCAAGGTTTCCGTCAGCAATGTGGTTTTACCGGAGCCTGGGCTAGACACCAGATTCAGCGCCAGAATTTGCTGCGCGGCGAAATCTTCGCGATTGTGAGCTGCGATATGGTTGTTTTTGCCCAGAATATCTAATTCAATTTGCAGCATGCGGCGCTGGCTCATCCCCGGAGCATGGGCGCCGGCAAGGCCGTGGCCATAATGCATGTCATCCTGCTCACCTTGCGGCTGCAGTGCTGGCTCTTCTGCTTCAACAGATGCAGCATGATGATGGTGCGCGTGCTGATGGTCATGATGGTCATGATGGTCATGATGGTCATGATGGTCATGATGGTCATGATGGTCATGATGGTCATGATGGTCATGATGGTCATGATGGTCATGATGGTCATGATGGTCAGCCAGTGTGACGTTGTCACCTCTTACCGGAAAGTGATAATGGTAATGATGATGCACATCGCCGTTATGGTGATAGTGATGGTGGACAACAACACTGCCCGCATTACCACTTAACTCGCCGACTGCTGGCACGGCACTGGCTGCGGAGCTATGCGCGTGATGCACGTGCGAGTGGTGATCGTGGTGGTGCCCGTGTGAATGATCATGACCGTGAGAATGCTCATGTGAATGAGCATGGTTATGACCATGATGGTGGCTATGACTATGTTTATGAGCATGCCCGTACCCATGATCATGGTGATGAACATGAGAATGATGCTGTCCGTGTGCATCCCCTTCAATCCGGACTTCGCCTTCGGCGCAACCGCATGTCGTACACATGGTTATTCCACCTCTATTTCCTGAATTCGTAATGTTTCACCGTCATCCACACGCAGACGGTATCCCTGACAATGCGGACACGCCTCGCCGCGCTGATTGATCAGCACGGTCTGACAGCAGTCCCAGCACCATGCCTGTGCCGGTTTGACCCGCACGTGCAGTTTACACCCTTCCGCCAGCGTGTTACGGCTAACGGCGTCAAAACAAAAGGTCAGCGCAGAAATTTCGACACACGCCAGTGCGCCGACTTCCAGCCACACGGCAGTCACACGCCGCACGCCATTTTGCGCGGCTTGCTGCTCAATTACCTGCATCGCACTTTCGCATAGCGCCATTTCATGCATGTCAGTTCGGCCTGTTTTCGATGAGTCTGCGCTGGCCACGATTCTTCGCACGGCCAGCGTTAATGTTCTCGATTAAATGCGTCAATTCACAATGACGCTTTTGATTTTGTTGCCTCATGCTGTCGCATCATTCTGTACCTCAATGGGTGCACAGACGATCTCAAAGCCAACACAAGGATCTATCGCGCGTAGCAGCAATTCTGTCGCGCGCAAGGCTTGTTGCCGATCGTCGGCCGTTTGGCCATTCAACGCCTGCTCCAGTAGTCCACCGCGGGCAAAATAACGATCAGTGGGTGCATCGATTTCCCAGCGAGCAATCTGCCAGCGAGCAAGTTTAGGATCGTCATCGCTAGCGGTATTCTGCACCGTGATGCGATGAGACAAACTGCCGCGCGACGCCATCGCGTGGCCACTTACTCGCCATGTACTCGGCGACATATCCGATGATTCGCCCTTCTCGCACGTAGCCGTTTGGTCTGCGCCAGAGAGAACAACTTGCTCCGCTGGCTCCGCAATCAAACGCGCCATTTCCAGCCAGCGCGCGGTTAAACGGGCGGCGATGCCGTTGCCATAACGGCCAATCAATGCCTGAATCAGGGGATGCGCGTA harbors:
- the hypE gene encoding hydrogenase expression/formation protein HypE, with the translated sequence MSTQRQDVVTLAHGSGGEAMQTLIRDLFMQAFANPMLTRQEDQARIPLAELAATGDRLAFSTDSFVVDPIFFPGGDIGKLAVCGTVNDVAVGGAIPKYLSCGFILEEGLPLTDLERVVRSMAAAAADAGVQIVTGDTKVVHRGAADKIFINTAGIGVIPPSVQWGCDQIRVGDRIIVSGTLGDHGATILNLREQMGLDADLQSDCAPLNGMIAALHPISGVRTLRDATRGGVTAVLHEFAQASGCGMMIAESVLPVQPVVRGVCELLGLDPLNFANEGKLVLIVAEEAEEAVLECLRAHPLGRHATCIGSVTENRQVKVMGAFGAARLLDLPHSEPLPRIC
- the hypD gene encoding hydrogenase formation protein HypD, translated to MKFVDEFRDPALATSLLARIQSVMQTLPYNAQKPLQLMEVCGGHTHAIFKFGLDQILPDSIEFVHGPGCPVCVLPMARIDACIDIAERDNVIFCTFGDAMRVPGRRGALRDAKTRGADIRIVYSPLDALAIARDNPHKHVVFFALGFETTMPSTALTVQQARREGLSNFSIFCQHITIIPTLRTLLQQPDVRIDGFLAPGHVSMVIGAEPYRFICDEFAKPLVITGFEPLDILQSILMLVEQVAEGVARVDNQYRRIVPDAGNNLALSAMDDVFILRPSSEWRGLGEIEHSGVMLSDAYADFDAERIFQPQVGAAADDPRARCGDVLTGRCKPADCPLFGSGCNPQNAFGALMVSSEGACAAYYQYRRQA
- the hybG gene encoding hydrogenase maturation factor HybG, with translation MCLGIPGQIVAIRDEASVTAVVDVCGVKREVNAALVCTGAPADLIGQWVLVHVGFAMSLLDEQEAQATLDALHSMQALGHEVDDFGALNGQAAQKAESAS
- the hypB gene encoding hydrogenase nickel incorporation protein HypB, with protein sequence MCTTCGCAEGEVRIEGDAHGQHHSHVHHHDHGYGHAHKHSHSHHHGHNHAHSHEHSHGHDHSHGHHHDHHSHVHHAHSSAASAVPAVGELSGNAGSVVVHHHYHHNGDVHHHYHYHFPVRGDNVTLADHHDHHDHHDHHDHHDHHDHHDHHDHHDHHDHHDHHDHQHAHHHHAASVEAEEPALQPQGEQDDMHYGHGLAGAHAPGMSQRRMLQIELDILGKNNHIAAHNREDFAAQQILALNLVSSPGSGKTTLLTETLRRLQGQRPCAVIEGDQQTSNDAERIRATGVRAIQVNTGKGCHLDAQMVRDASERLAPESGSILFIENVGNLVCPSSFDLGERHKVAILSVTEGEDKPLKYPDMFAAASLMLLNKTDLLPYLTFDVDACIANARRVNPDIRVIQVSARSGDGMDEWLGWLEEQVCA
- the hypA gene encoding hydrogenase maturation nickel metallochaperone HypA, coding for MHEMALCESAMQVIEQQAAQNGVRRVTAVWLEVGALACVEISALTFCFDAVSRNTLAEGCKLHVRVKPAQAWCWDCCQTVLINQRGEACPHCQGYRLRVDDGETLRIQEIEVE